In Marinobacter antarcticus, the sequence TTGCCGGTAGTGCCGGCCAGAGATATACAGTTAAAACAACATTATAGGCAATCTGAATGGCTAAAAGGTTGACGTGCAAGACTCTGGGGGCGGCCTGCCTCGGGCTTTCCATGGTTTGGTCCGCACCCGCGGCGTTTGCGCTTGCGGATATCATCGAAACACCGGCCCGGCAAACCGACCTGGCTCCCGTTAATCTCCTTAATGACGTAGTGCGTGCGGGTGACCGCATAGTCTCTGTCGGGGAGAGAGGGCACATCATTTACTCCGATGATGACGGGCAAACCTGGATGCAGAGCAGTGTTCCTGTCTCTGTAACGCTGACTGCCGTGTCCTTTGGATCTGAAACCCACGGCTGGGCCGTTGGTCACAGCGGTGTGGTGCTTCATACCGAGGACGCCGGGGAGAGCTGGAGTTTGCAGTTAACCGGCATTGATGCTGCCAAGCTGGCTATCGCCAGTAAGGAAGATCAGATTGCAGCGATGGAAGAGCGTATTGAAGAGGCACCTGAATCGGAAAAAAGCGATTTGGAGTGGGCGCTGGATGATTTGGTTTTCACCATGGAAAACATGCATTCAGATCTTGATATTGGCCCTGTAAATCCTCTGCTGGGCGTTTGGTTTGAAGATGACCAGCACGGATTTGTGGTGGGTGCCTACGGTATGATCCTGCGCACGGAAGACGGCGGTGAAAACTGGCGCGACTGGGCGCCGAAAATTGAAAATGATCGGAATTTTCATCTTAACAGCATTGCGCGTATAGCCGGCGGTGCACTTGTGATTGTTGGCGAGGCCGGGCAAATCCATGTTTCTGTGGACGGCGGGGACACTTGGGAACGGCGGGAAAGCCCTTACGAGGGTTCGCTATTCGGCGTAATCGGAACGGGTCAGGTCAACGAGATCTTAGCCTTTGGCTTGCGCGGAAACATGCTGTTTTCTACCGATCTGGGAATGAGTTGGCGCTTGGTTCCGAACAGTGCAGGTGCGACGCTTAACGATGGTGTCGTGGCTGATGACGGGCGGATAACTCTGGTCGGAAATGGCGGCACGGTGCTTATGAGTGGCAATGGCGCAGATTCATTCCGGGAGTATTTCCGTGGTGACCGGGCTGGCGTCATGGGCGTGGTTCCGGTTGCGGGAACCAACCTTCTTATCGTAGGTGAAGGCGGCGTAAAAATCACAGACGCTCGCGGAAAGAACCTTCAATAACGCCCTGATGTGGCACCAACTGAAAAAATAATAGAGGGGCTTTTGAATGTCCAACCCGAACCATGACAGGGGTGATCACTACCTGACAACGCCCAAAGCAGAGCCGTTTCTGGAGCGTCTGATTTTTAACAATCGGGCAGTTATTCTGATCGGCTTTTTGCTGTTGACGGTGTTTCTGGGCTACAACGCTGTAAAAATCCAGCCGGATGCCAGCTTTGAGCGGATGATCCCGCTTGAGCATCCGTATGTTATCAATATGCTGGACCACCGGAATGATCTGGAAAACCTCGGCAACTTCGTGCGCATCGCCGTGGAAACCAAAACCGGCGACATTTTCTCCGCAGAGTACATGGAAACGCTGAAGCAGATCACCGATGAGGTGTTCTATCTTGATGGGGTTGATCGCTCTGGCCTGAAAACCCTTTGGACATCAAACGTTCGCTGGGTGGAGGTAACCGAGCAGGGCTTCCAGGGTGGTACCGTCATTCCGGATGGCTATGACGGGTCGCCCGCAAGTCTGGAGCAGTTGCGCCAGAACATTCTTCGTTCCAACGAAGTAGGGCGGCTGGTTTCTGACAACTTCCAGTCCACAATTGTGTATGCTCCGTTGTATGAAAAAAATCCGGAGACAGGCGAGCCGCTGGACTATGCAACGTTTTCCCGCCAGCTCGAAGAAAAAATCCGGGATAAGTACAAAGAACAGAACCCCAATATCGATATTCATATTGTGGGTTTTGCCAAAAAAGTCGGTGATCTGATTGAGGGTATTGGCTCCATTGCCTGGTTTGCGGGCATCACGATCCTGCTGACGACCCTGCTGCTGTTCTGGTACTCCCGGAGTATTACCGGCA encodes:
- a CDS encoding WD40/YVTN/BNR-like repeat-containing protein; this translates as MAKRLTCKTLGAACLGLSMVWSAPAAFALADIIETPARQTDLAPVNLLNDVVRAGDRIVSVGERGHIIYSDDDGQTWMQSSVPVSVTLTAVSFGSETHGWAVGHSGVVLHTEDAGESWSLQLTGIDAAKLAIASKEDQIAAMEERIEEAPESEKSDLEWALDDLVFTMENMHSDLDIGPVNPLLGVWFEDDQHGFVVGAYGMILRTEDGGENWRDWAPKIENDRNFHLNSIARIAGGALVIVGEAGQIHVSVDGGDTWERRESPYEGSLFGVIGTGQVNEILAFGLRGNMLFSTDLGMSWRLVPNSAGATLNDGVVADDGRITLVGNGGTVLMSGNGADSFREYFRGDRAGVMGVVPVAGTNLLIVGEGGVKITDARGKNLQ